The Prochlorococcus marinus str. MIT 1214 sequence AGTAATGAGTGTGGAATGGAGATTGTTGAAATAGGAACTCCTTATTTAAATAGAGATTTAATGAAAGCAGAAATAGACTTGCTACCTCCCGATTGTCGTATCGTAGAAGGTCAACACGTAGAGAAACAGTTAGACAGAGTAAGAGATAGTTCGCCAGATCTTGTAGTTTGTGGAATGGGACTAGCTAATCCACTTGAGGCAGAGGGAATATCAACTAAATGGTCAATTGAAATGGTTTTCAGTCCAATTCACGGAATTGACCAAGCTTCTGATTTGGCAGAGTTGTTCTCAAGGCCACTTCGTAGACATGAAATTTTAAACCCTAAAACTCTTACATCAAATTAATCTCATGGAACTAACTCTCTGGACATACGAAGGACCTCCTCATATTGGAGCGATGAGGATTGCTACGTCTATGAAAAAATTACATTATGTTTTACATGCTCCTCAAGGGGATACTTACGCTGACCTTCTTTTCACGATGATTGAACGCCGCGGAAGCAGACCACCAGTAACTTATACAACTTTTCAAGCTAGAGATTTAGGTGGTGATACAGCAGAACTTGTAAAAGGACATATAAAGGAAGCCGTAGACAGATTTAAGCCAGAGACTCTTTTAGTTGGCGAAAGTTGTACAGCTGAATTAATTCAAGATCAGCCTGGATCATTGGCAAAAGGTATGGGCTTTGATATCCCAATTGTCAGCCTCGAATTACCTGCGTATAGCAAAAAGGAAAACTGGGGCGGATCTGAGACCTTTTATCAAATCGTAAGAACTTTACTCAAAGATCACTCTAATGAATCCAAACATACGTGGCAGGAAGAGAAAAGAAGACCGAGAGTAAATTTACTTGGCCCAACTTTGCTTGGCTTTAGATGTAGAGATGATGTTTTGGAAATACAAAAATTACTTGGTCAGTACGGGATAGATGTCAATGTTGTAGCGCCCTTAGGAGCATCACCCGCAGATATATTGCGAATCCCGAATGCTGATGTGAATGTTTGCCTCTATCCAGAAATAGCGGAATCAACTTGTATTTGGCTTGAAAGAAATTTAAATATTCCTTTTACAACAACAGTTCCTCTTGGCGTCGGAGCAACTCAGGATTTTCTAAAAGAATTACACGAAGTTTTAGAGATGGAAATCCCGCAATCAGTAAACGAATCTAATAATTCAAAATTAACATGGTACTCGAATTCAGTTGATTCCAATTACTTAACAGGAAAAAGAGTCTTTATTTTTGGGGACGGAACACATGCCCTCGCGGCAGCAAGAATTGCTAATGAGGAACTTGGTTTTAAAGTTGTGGGCCTAGGAACTTATAGTCGTGAAATGGCTAGGAAAGTTCGTCCAGCTGCTAAGGCACTTGGTTTAGAGCCACTGATAACCAATGACTACTTGGAAGTAGAAGATGCGATAAAAGAAACCTCTCCAGAGCTAGTCCTTGGGACACAAATGGAGCGACATAGTGCAAAAAGACTTGGCATTCCATGTGCTGTAATCAGTACCCCAATGCATGTACAGGATGTACCTGCTCGATATAGCCCCCAAATGGGATGGGAGGGTGCAAATGTCATTTTTGATGACTGGGTTCATCCATTAATGATGGGACTTGAGGAACATTTAATTGGAATGTTTAAGCATGACTTTGAATTCGTTGACGGTCATCAAAGTCATCTAGGACATTTAGGTGGGAAAGGAAATCAAAATAAAAATAAAGATGCTATGAAAACAAACTTACAAGATTCAGTAATTAAAGACGGTGATCCTATCTGGACACATGAAGGTGAAAAAGAACTTTCGAAAATACCATTTTTTGTGAGAGGTAAGGTAAAAAGAAACACAGAGAATTATGCTCGCCAGGCAGGGTGCAGAGAAATCAACGAAGAAACTCTTTACGACGCTAAGGCTCATTATAAAGCCTAAATTTGGTCCTTCTAATTACGCCAATGAGAACTTTCTTGGCTCGATTTGATTAATCTCCAAACATTTCTTGATACCTTCTTAGCAATGAGACCACCTCTCTCAACTTTTGAGGAACCTGGCCTAACGCCAAGAAGTTTTGATACTTCTGAAGTGCTTAGTGGAGCTCCTGTTTCTATAGCTAGAGAAGTTAGTTCAAGTCTTTGACGCAGCTCATGCGTATCACATTTTTCGTCTTCTTTTAACCAATTCAAGTCTGCGATACCTTTGTCAGACAATTTTTGCATAAGACTTAATGAGACTAAGCCAAGCGCTTGCTCCGGATTGATTTCAGCGTTTGAGTTATTTTTTTTCGGATCCTTTGGCTGAGGGTCAGACATTCTTTAATCAGATCAGTATAAATTGAATTTATCGGCTTAAATTCAGCATGCAAGTCTTAATTGCTAGCTAAAAAGACAATCTTTGAGGTAGTATCCCGCCCATGAGAAGATTCGCCACATTTGAAAATAATGAAAGGCGACTAGGTGGTAGCCAGAGAGTTACTGGCGCAGAAGTAACTGAATACCTTGCTGACGATCCAAAACG is a genomic window containing:
- a CDS encoding ferredoxin:protochlorophyllide reductase (ATP-dependent) subunit B; protein product: MELTLWTYEGPPHIGAMRIATSMKKLHYVLHAPQGDTYADLLFTMIERRGSRPPVTYTTFQARDLGGDTAELVKGHIKEAVDRFKPETLLVGESCTAELIQDQPGSLAKGMGFDIPIVSLELPAYSKKENWGGSETFYQIVRTLLKDHSNESKHTWQEEKRRPRVNLLGPTLLGFRCRDDVLEIQKLLGQYGIDVNVVAPLGASPADILRIPNADVNVCLYPEIAESTCIWLERNLNIPFTTTVPLGVGATQDFLKELHEVLEMEIPQSVNESNNSKLTWYSNSVDSNYLTGKRVFIFGDGTHALAAARIANEELGFKVVGLGTYSREMARKVRPAAKALGLEPLITNDYLEVEDAIKETSPELVLGTQMERHSAKRLGIPCAVISTPMHVQDVPARYSPQMGWEGANVIFDDWVHPLMMGLEEHLIGMFKHDFEFVDGHQSHLGHLGGKGNQNKNKDAMKTNLQDSVIKDGDPIWTHEGEKELSKIPFFVRGKVKRNTENYARQAGCREINEETLYDAKAHYKA